A genomic window from Triticum urartu cultivar G1812 chromosome 7, Tu2.1, whole genome shotgun sequence includes:
- the LOC125520284 gene encoding uncharacterized protein LOC125520284, whose translation MLDGSAKDTHPPFPTPTPQPELRRRRHPSPPPQPTFSSRHPFQAMEKPAEEPMSRLTHDLIAEILSRVPYKSLCICKCVCPTWRNLIADPAHRKKMAQTLAGFFYHINNEATAEPRGFAGVKYADMSAFPWSSVPETHPRLPLPPDSTDRFFSLEGSCDGLFLASMRTGTPAANFRYMVSNPTTSEYIVLPHSGQDAGNISNAYLGFDSAVSTQEFHVFEFVQDLSPPDHRGLQSVVVTGVRIYSSKTGAWVAMEPKWDIQVGLCFGQPGVFHKGCLHLLTGENGLAVVDAEGLRWRTVPLPIPVARSFAGLIGKSAGQLLYIASLDSQGYGSDRSLTISVYVLSVEIYNWDVCHQDDKRMYWKLYKFSDVIPEKKFPKLIGVHPHANLIFIAHSENELLAYDLDRHESPVVYHLDHKYQIFMQFCPYVPLLSCLPLDGAIRLAAPN comes from the coding sequence ATGCTCGACGGATCAGCCAAAGACACTCATCCCCCATTCCCCACTCCTACTCCCCAGCCCgaactccgccgccgccgccatccatCTCCGCCGCCGCAACCTACCTTTTCCAGCCGCCACCCTTTCCAAGCTATGGAGAAGCCGGCGGAGGAGCCGATGTCCAGGCTCACCCACGACCTAATCGCGGAGATCCTCTCTCGCGTGCCCTACAAATCACTCTGCATCTGCAAGTGCGTCTGCCCGACCTGGCGTAACCTCATCGCCGACCCCGCGCACCGGAAGAAGATGGCGCAGACTCTGGCCGGCTTCTTCTACCACATCAACAACGAAGCCACGGCCGAGCCCCGCGGCTTCGCCGGCGTCAAGTACGCGGATATGTCTGCTTTCCCTTGGTCCAGCGTCCCCGAGACCCACCCGCGCCTGCCACTACCGCCCGACAGCACGGACCGCTTCTTCTCCCTCGAGGGTTCCTGCGATGGGCTGTTTCTTGCAAGCATGCGCACGGGCACCCCTGCTGCAAATTTTCGGTACATGGTCTCCAATCCAACTACCAGTGAGTATATCGTGCTGCCCCACTCTGGCCAAGACGCCGGCAACATCAGCAACGCTTACCTGGGTTTCGACAGTGCTGTATCCACTCAAGAGTTTCATGTGTTCGAGTTTGTACAGGATTTGTCACCCCCGGACCACCGGGGCTTACAATCCGTGGTTGTGACCGGAGTGAGGATTTACTCTTCAAAAACTGGTGCATGGGTAGCAATGGAACCCAAATGGGACATCCAAGTTGGCTTGTGCTTTGGTCAACCTGGAGTTTTCCATAAGGGATGTTTGCACTTGCTCACAGGTGAGAACGGTTTGGCGGTAGTTGATGCAGAAGGGCTAAGATGGAGAACTGTCCCGCTGCCAATACCCGTTGCTAGGAGTTTCGCAGGTCTCATCGGGAAGTCTGCCGGACAGCTACTTTATATCGCCTCCCTTGATAGTCAAGGATATGGCTCAGACAGATCTTTGACTATATCGGTTTACGTTCTTAGTGTTGAGATTTATAACTGGGATGTCTGTCATCAGGATGACAAACGCATGTACTGGAAATTGTACAAGTTTTCAGATGTAATTCCAGAGAAGAAGTTTCCCAAACTCATTGGAGTACACCCACATGCCAATCTGATCTTCATAGCTCATTCAGAAAACGAACTGTTGGCATATGATTTGGATCGTCATGAAAGTCCAGTTGTATATCACCTTGACCATAAGTACCAGATATTTATGCAATTTTGCCCATATGTGCCGCTGTTGTCCTGTTTACCATTGGACGGAGCAATACGGCTGGCAGCTCCCAATTGA
- the LOC125523941 gene encoding tRNA pseudouridine synthase A isoform X1, with amino-acid sequence MLAKFRPLMAAAPTTKAAPAVAFSTAAERDGYAQYNHTDACQHLRWTARESYEYMYARPWSRVVDFYAELVRTGAGAAGLAELFGKDEIFLPQKDHLRDTNGEEPLASSEKQMSVKSSKGRGGRWERANFKIVLSYHGGSFDGWQKQPDLNTVQGLVEKHLGQFVDERKAKQLQERSLPIEGCATVAGRTDKGVTALQQVCSFYTWRKDVQPADIKDTINEASPDKIKSLVVSEVSREFHPNFSAKWRRYLYIFPLDGDAKSISEDEQSSMILENPEYKAPRSFDVAKVDKIIRQLEGKMLSYKIFARDTQASRSDGPATECFMFHSRAAVTKLYSADENCKESTPVMCVELVANRFLRKMVRVLVATSIREAAAGADEDALLNLMEATCRRATAPPAPAEGLCLVDVGYEDFDEQRCFIVD; translated from the exons ATGCTCGCCAAGTTCCGGCCCCTCATGGCGGCGGCACCGACGACGAAGGCCGCCCCGGCCGTGGCGTTCTCCACGGCGGCGGAGCGGGATGGCTACGCGCAGTACAACCACACCGACGCCTGCCAGCACCTCCGGTGGACAGCCAG GGAGAGCTACGAGTACATGTACGCGCGGCCGTGGAGCAGGGTGGTCGACTTCTACGCCGAGCTCGTGCGCACCGGCGCCGGGGCGGCGGGGCTCGCCGAGCTGTTTGGGAAAGACGAG ATTTTCCTTCCGCAGAAAGATCATCTTCGTGATACGAATGGTGAGGAGCCTTTAGCATCATCTGAAAAACAAATGTCTGTTAAATCCTCCAAAGGCCGAGGAGGCAGGTGGGAAAGAGCAAACTTTAAGATTGTTCTTTCGTATCATGGGGGCTCGTTTGATGGTTGGCAGAAGCAGCCTGACCTCAACACTGTTCAAGG GTTAGTGGAAAAACATCTTGGACAATTTGTCGACGAGAGAAAAGCTAAACAGCTTCAAGAAAGATCGTTGCCGATAGAAGGCTGTGCCACTGTTGCTGGGCGCACTGACAAAGGGGTGACTGCTCTTCAGCAAGTCTGCTCATTTT ATACGTGGAGAAAGGATGTGCAGCCTGCCGATATAAAAGACACAATAAATGAGGCCTCACCAGATAAAATTAAATCTTTGGTTGTGTCAGAG GTCTCACGTGAATTTCATCCTAATTTTTCAGCCAAATGGAGGAGATACCTGTATATATTTCCTCTTGATGGGGATGCTAAATCAATATCAGAGGATGAGCAATCGTCTATGATACTAGAGAATCCTGAATACAAAGCACCTCGGAGCTTTGATGTGGCCAAGGTTGACAAAATCATTAGGCAACTGGAAGGAAAAATGCTATCTTACAAAATATTTGCACGTGACACACAAGCTTCACGTAGCGA CGGCCCAGCTACGGAGTGTTTTATGTTCCATTCTCGAGCTGCAGTGACCAAACTGTATTCTGCTGATGAG AATTGCAAAGAAAGCACACCGGTCATGTGTGTTGAGCTAGTTGCGAACAGATTCCTACGCAAG ATGGTTAGGGTTCTTGTTGCGACCAGCATCAGAGAGGCTGCTGCTGGAGCTGATGAAGACGCCTTGCTGAACCTGATGGAAGCCACTTGCAGGCGCGCAACGGCTCCCCCGGCACCCGCGGAGGGCCTCTGCCTTGTAGACGTTGGCTATGAAGATTTCGACGAACAGAGGTGCTTCATTGTTGACTAA
- the LOC125523941 gene encoding tRNA pseudouridine synthase A isoform X2: protein MLAKFRPLMAAAPTTKAAPAVAFSTAAERDGYAQYNHTDACQHLRWTARESYEYMYARPWSRVVDFYAELVRTGAGAAGLAELFGKDEKDHLRDTNGEEPLASSEKQMSVKSSKGRGGRWERANFKIVLSYHGGSFDGWQKQPDLNTVQGLVEKHLGQFVDERKAKQLQERSLPIEGCATVAGRTDKGVTALQQVCSFYTWRKDVQPADIKDTINEASPDKIKSLVVSEVSREFHPNFSAKWRRYLYIFPLDGDAKSISEDEQSSMILENPEYKAPRSFDVAKVDKIIRQLEGKMLSYKIFARDTQASRSDGPATECFMFHSRAAVTKLYSADENCKESTPVMCVELVANRFLRKMVRVLVATSIREAAAGADEDALLNLMEATCRRATAPPAPAEGLCLVDVGYEDFDEQRCFIVD from the exons ATGCTCGCCAAGTTCCGGCCCCTCATGGCGGCGGCACCGACGACGAAGGCCGCCCCGGCCGTGGCGTTCTCCACGGCGGCGGAGCGGGATGGCTACGCGCAGTACAACCACACCGACGCCTGCCAGCACCTCCGGTGGACAGCCAG GGAGAGCTACGAGTACATGTACGCGCGGCCGTGGAGCAGGGTGGTCGACTTCTACGCCGAGCTCGTGCGCACCGGCGCCGGGGCGGCGGGGCTCGCCGAGCTGTTTGGGAAAGACGAG AAAGATCATCTTCGTGATACGAATGGTGAGGAGCCTTTAGCATCATCTGAAAAACAAATGTCTGTTAAATCCTCCAAAGGCCGAGGAGGCAGGTGGGAAAGAGCAAACTTTAAGATTGTTCTTTCGTATCATGGGGGCTCGTTTGATGGTTGGCAGAAGCAGCCTGACCTCAACACTGTTCAAGG GTTAGTGGAAAAACATCTTGGACAATTTGTCGACGAGAGAAAAGCTAAACAGCTTCAAGAAAGATCGTTGCCGATAGAAGGCTGTGCCACTGTTGCTGGGCGCACTGACAAAGGGGTGACTGCTCTTCAGCAAGTCTGCTCATTTT ATACGTGGAGAAAGGATGTGCAGCCTGCCGATATAAAAGACACAATAAATGAGGCCTCACCAGATAAAATTAAATCTTTGGTTGTGTCAGAG GTCTCACGTGAATTTCATCCTAATTTTTCAGCCAAATGGAGGAGATACCTGTATATATTTCCTCTTGATGGGGATGCTAAATCAATATCAGAGGATGAGCAATCGTCTATGATACTAGAGAATCCTGAATACAAAGCACCTCGGAGCTTTGATGTGGCCAAGGTTGACAAAATCATTAGGCAACTGGAAGGAAAAATGCTATCTTACAAAATATTTGCACGTGACACACAAGCTTCACGTAGCGA CGGCCCAGCTACGGAGTGTTTTATGTTCCATTCTCGAGCTGCAGTGACCAAACTGTATTCTGCTGATGAG AATTGCAAAGAAAGCACACCGGTCATGTGTGTTGAGCTAGTTGCGAACAGATTCCTACGCAAG ATGGTTAGGGTTCTTGTTGCGACCAGCATCAGAGAGGCTGCTGCTGGAGCTGATGAAGACGCCTTGCTGAACCTGATGGAAGCCACTTGCAGGCGCGCAACGGCTCCCCCGGCACCCGCGGAGGGCCTCTGCCTTGTAGACGTTGGCTATGAAGATTTCGACGAACAGAGGTGCTTCATTGTTGACTAA
- the LOC125523939 gene encoding probable serine/threonine-protein kinase PBL17, whose translation MGGCFSLEEQRLQSRTGTSAEAGGPDGLRKCKSDSKAISSVLAPPKDVEDLQTEGYGNVNIFTYNELRAATKNFRPDQILGEGGFGVVYKGVIDENVRIGFPSRQVAVKELNPEGFQGDKEWLAEVNYLGQLSHANLVELIGYCCEGSHRLLVYEYMACGSLEKHLFRRVCLNMPWSTRMKIALGAARGLEYLHGAERSIIYRDFKTSNILLDADYNAKLSDFGLARTGPSGDQTHVSTRVMGTYGYAAPEYVMTGHLTARSDVYGFGVVLLEMIIGRRAVDKSRPSREHNLVEWARPLLVHNRKLFRIIDPRMEGQYSTKAAIEVASLCYRCLSQNPKGRPTMSRVVETFEEVQSMPECQDILLQNCMTGSVTLYEVPKEPAEHVETEKAKQEPTAKTDAVAVAVAVPPTNGKPVPQSRRTRPANGRSKSEPPLECKLYIPSPDSDGHQLGLEALASPPSRNSSRDDPPPVDEDLYKI comes from the exons ATGGGGGGCTGCTTCTCGCTCGAGGAGCAGCGGCTCCAGAGCAGGACAG GCACTTCGGCTGAAGCTGGTGGACCAGATGGGTTGAGGAAGTGCAAATCTGATTCTAAAGCTATTTCAAGTGTTCTTGCTCCTCCGAAAGATGTGGAGGACCTGCAAACAGAAGGATATGGAAATGTCAATATTTTCACATACAACGAACTGCGAGCAGCCACAAAGAACTTTCGGCCTGATCAGATTCTTGGGGAGGGTGGGTTTGGAGTTGTTTACAAAGGCGTCATCGATGAAAATGTTAGAATAGGTTTTCCATCCAGACAGGTTGCTGTGAAAGAACTGAACCCAGAGGGTTTTCAGGGAGACAAGGAATGGTTG GCAGAAGTCAACTATCTTGGGCAACTTAGTCATGCAAATCTAGTCGAACTGATTGGCTATTGCTGCGAGGGTTCCCATAGATTACTTGTCTATGAGTACATGGCTTGTGGCAGCCTTGAAAAGCACCTTTTTCGAC GGGTTTGCCTTAATATGCCATGGTCAACTCGCATGAAGATTGCACTCGGTGCAGCAAGGGGGCTTGAGTATCTCCACGGAGCTGAGAGATCCATCATCTATAGGGATTTCAAGACATCAAACATCTTGCTAGACGCG GATTATAATGCTAAGCTTTCAGACTTTGGCCTAGCAAGAACTGGACCTAGTGGAGACCAAACTCATGTCTCAACTCGGGTCATGGGAACTTATGGCTATGCAGCTCCTGAATATGTGATGACTG GCCATTTGACAGCACGGAGTGATGTTTATGGGTTTGGTGTTGTACTTCTCGAGATGATTATTGGGAGGAGGGCTGTGGACAAGAGCCGGCCGAGCCGTGAGCATAACCTAGTTGAGTGGGCACGCCCCCTCCTTGTCCACAACCGGAAGCTCTTCAGAATCATTGATCCTAGAATGGAAGGCCAATACTCCACCAAGGCTGCCATTGAAGTGGCCAGCCTTTGCTACCGATGCTTGAGCCAGAACCCTAAAGGGCGGCCTACTATGAGCCGGGTTGTTGAAACCTTTGAGGAGGTTCAAAGCATGCCAGAATGCCAGGACATACTCCTGCAGAATTGTATGACCGGATCTGTGACGCTCTACGAGGTCCCAAAGGAACCTGCTGAGCATGTTGAGACAGAGAAGGCGAAGCAAGAACCAACAGCAAAGACTGATGCCGTGGCTGTGGCCGTGGCCGTGCCACCGACGAATGGGAAGCCAGTGCCCCAGAGCAGGAGGACGCGGCCAGCGAACGGCAGGAGCAAGAGCGAGCCGCCTCTGGAGTGCAAGCTGTACATCCCTTCGCCTGACTCCGACGGGCATCAGCTGGGGCTGGAAGCCCTGGCATCACCCCCTTCCAGAAACAGCAGCAGGGATGATCCTCCTCCGGTGGACGAAGATCTGTACAAGATATAA